One genomic window of Denticeps clupeoides chromosome 14, fDenClu1.1, whole genome shotgun sequence includes the following:
- the LOC114763714 gene encoding B2 bradykinin receptor: MMLLNGTDWAVPSPSPGPSDENCSEYEGSWRLLSSLQPAFLSLISAVGVVANSFVLAVFCLQRKPCSVPDVYLGNLAAADLVMVLCLPFWAVTTANQFHWVFGELLCKLVNVAISMNYFCSVLFLLLVSVDRYLALVRPMCPSRLRRPVWAKRVCLGIWILGFLLSLPILLFRTVASFSEYGVDACFLAYPHQAWRVQRNVTVNLVGFLVPLPVVAFCSVHIIKALKDGSVAMMPGVRTERKATQLVLVVLVVFVVCWTPYQLQRFLDTLDFFQVTAGCLWGHILDIGEQLFTYLAYSNSAVNPFLYVIVGKHFRRRAKVVFQQLLLSPRDSTSVSMSVVSKETLRTSSHLIR; encoded by the coding sequence ATGATGCTCCTGAACGGCACGGACTGGGCCGTCCCCTCTCCGAGTCCTGGCCCGAGTGACGAGAACTGCAGCGAGTATGAAGGCTCGTGGCGGCTGCTGTCGTCCCTGCAGCCGGCGTTCCTCTCCCTCATCAGCGCGGTGGGCGTGGTGGCCAACAGCTTCGTCCTCGCCGTCTTCTGCCTCCAGAGGAAGCCGTGCTCGGTGCCCGACGTGTACCTGGGCAACCTGGCCGCCGCCGACCTGGTCATGGTGCTCTGCCTCCCGTTCTGGGCGGTCACCACGGCCAACCAGTTCCACTGGGTCTTCGGGGAGCTGCTCTGCAAGCTGGTGAACGTGGCCATATCCATGAACTACTTCTGCAGCGTGCTCTTCCTGCTGCTGGTCAGCGTGGACCGCTACCTGGCCCTGGTCAGGCCCATGTGCCCCAGTCGCCTGAGGCGCCCGGTGTGGGCCAAGCGGGTCTGCCTGGGCATCTGGATTCTGGGGTTCCTGCTCAGCCTCCCCATCCTGCTCTTCCGCACCGTGGCGTCCTTCTCTGAATACGGAGTGGACGCCTGCTTCCTGGCGTACCCTCACCAAGCCTGGCGGGTCCAGCGCAACGTGACGGTGAACCTGGTGGGTTTCCTGGTGCCTCTGCCTGTGGTGGCCTTCTGCAGCGTCCACATCATCAAAGCCCTCAAGGACGGTAGCGTGGCGATGATGCCGGGGGTCAGGACAGAGCGAAAGGCGACGCAGCTTGTTCTTGTCGTTCTCGTTGTCTTTGTGGTTTGTTGGACTCCGTATCAGCTCCAGCGTTTCCTGGACACCCTGGACTTCTTCCAGGTCACAGCGGGGTGTCTTTGGGGTCACATCCTGGACATTGGCGAGCAGCTGTTCACCTACCTCGCCTACAGTAACAGCGCGGTGAACCCGTTCCTCTACGTGATTGTAGGGAAGCACTTCAGGAGGAGGGCCAAAGTGGTTTTCCAGCAACTTCTGCTGTCCCCGAGGGACAGCACCTCCGTCAGCATGTCAGTGGTTAGCAAAGAAACCCTGAGGACATCGAGTCACCTCATCAGATGA
- the LOC114763441 gene encoding uncharacterized protein C14orf132, with product MDLSFMAAQIPVMTGAFMDSSPNDDYSTDHSLFNSSASVHAASMATQNQPEEQQPMSRDAIWLWIAITATIGNIVVVGVVYAFTF from the coding sequence ATCCCCGTCATGACAGGCGCGTTCATGGACTCGTCGCCCAACGATGACTACAGCACTGACCACTCCCTCTTCAACTCGTCAGCCAGCGTCCACGCCGCGTCCATGGCGACGCAGAACCAGCCGGAGGAACAGCAGCCCATGTCCCGGGATGCCATTTGGCTCTGGATCGCCATCACCGCCACCATTGGCAACAtcgtggtggtgggggtggtctACGCATTCACCTTCTGa